From the genome of Ignavibacteriales bacterium, one region includes:
- a CDS encoding HAMP domain-containing sensor histidine kinase: protein MAVTFIYYRYIIIPMKKKHLEEEKNLKLEQAELMALFASLSPDPVFRFDPSGLIILANNSAHNILPGKNLVGDQAQKVLPFVNDHDIKEVISNNLTISDTALLGGRYFQFIIEGVSKFQVCQVYGRDITDLKNTERDLKEALIRAEDAKRMKEFFLAQISHEIRSPLNVIVGYSDLLADELKDEKKDEYTNILRSMKNNSKRLYRTFDLLLNVSQLQTGRYDARFELVDLHSLLKTLQNEFLSMAEEKNLSLELTNSINEEVSVIVDHYALAQIFMNLFDNAIKYTDKGWIKVNIYQSGPSVCVDVSDSGKGISKEYIDKLFIPFTQEEMGYTRRYDGTGLGLSMIKSFIDINKAKIKVKSEINHGTTFTVILNGEKRWGTPRT from the coding sequence ATGGCGGTAACGTTTATTTATTACCGCTATATAATTATACCAATGAAGAAGAAGCACCTTGAAGAAGAAAAAAACCTAAAGCTGGAACAAGCTGAACTGATGGCTCTTTTCGCATCACTTTCCCCCGACCCGGTTTTCAGATTTGACCCGAGTGGATTAATTATACTTGCAAACAATTCCGCACACAATATTTTACCGGGTAAGAATCTTGTGGGAGACCAAGCTCAAAAAGTACTCCCATTTGTAAACGATCACGATATAAAAGAAGTTATTTCAAATAACCTTACAATCAGCGATACTGCACTCTTAGGCGGAAGATATTTTCAATTCATTATTGAAGGTGTCTCAAAATTTCAGGTCTGCCAGGTTTACGGACGTGATATTACCGATCTAAAAAATACCGAACGCGATCTTAAGGAAGCATTGATAAGAGCTGAAGACGCCAAACGGATGAAAGAATTTTTCCTCGCACAAATCTCTCATGAAATTCGATCTCCTTTAAATGTTATAGTTGGCTATTCGGATTTATTAGCAGATGAATTAAAAGATGAGAAGAAGGATGAGTATACGAATATTCTGCGTTCGATGAAGAATAACAGCAAACGTCTCTACAGAACTTTTGATCTTCTGCTTAATGTATCCCAGCTTCAAACCGGCAGGTATGATGCCCGCTTTGAATTGGTAGATCTTCATTCGCTATTGAAGACTCTTCAAAATGAATTCTTGTCGATGGCGGAAGAAAAAAATCTCTCTTTAGAATTAACCAATTCAATCAATGAAGAAGTTTCAGTAATTGTGGATCATTACGCATTAGCTCAAATTTTTATGAATTTGTTTGATAATGCAATTAAATACACAGATAAAGGATGGATCAAAGTGAACATTTACCAGAGCGGTCCATCTGTTTGTGTTGATGTTTCAGATTCGGGGAAAGGAATATCAAAAGAATATATTGACAAGCTATTTATTCCTTTTACTCAAGAGGAAATGGGATATACCAGACGTTACGACGGTACCGGTCTGGGTCTTTCCATGATTAAAAGCTTTATAGATATTAACAAAGCTAAAATAAAAGTAAAAAGTGAAATAAATCACGGAACAACTTTCACAGTAATCTTGAATGGAGAAAAAAGATGGGGAACACCACGGACATAA
- a CDS encoding response regulator, with translation MGNTTDIKPKLLITEDDFENQKFLQLFLKKYFIVDICDSSESFYDLMGREKYDIILMDISIKGDKNGLDLTREMKSNPDYSQIPVICYTAHAFNKDRINALDAGCDIYLSKPSDIHTLLNALFDLLKLRGKYFLGSSASQNFATT, from the coding sequence ATGGGGAACACCACGGACATAAAACCGAAACTTCTTATTACTGAAGATGATTTCGAGAACCAAAAATTTCTTCAACTATTTCTCAAGAAATATTTCATAGTTGATATTTGTGATTCCTCTGAGTCTTTCTATGATTTAATGGGTAGAGAAAAATACGATATCATCTTGATGGATATTTCTATCAAGGGAGATAAAAACGGTCTCGACTTAACGAGAGAGATGAAGAGCAATCCGGATTACTCACAGATTCCGGTGATTTGCTACACAGCCCATGCTTTTAATAAAGACAGAATAAATGCACTTGACGCAGGCTGTGATATTTATTTGAGCAAACCATCGGATATTCACACCCTCCTAAATGCACTTTTTGATTTGTTGAAATTGAGAGGTAAATACTTTTTAGGATCAAGTGCTTCTCAGAATTTTGCTACTACTTAA
- the ahcY gene encoding adenosylhomocysteinase, whose protein sequence is MSQAAETKSLNYKVKDISLAEWGRKEIQLAEAEMPGLMSLRKQYGKIKPLKNARIAGCLHMTIQTAVLIETLIELGAEVQWSSCNIFSTQDHAAAAIAAAGVPVFAWKGMSLEEFDWCIEQTLFFGDDKKPLNMILDDGGDLTNMVLDKFPELVGGIKGISEETTTGVHRLYDRVKEGTLPIPAFNVNDSVTKSKFDNKYGCRESLVDAIRRATDLMMAGKVAVVAGYGDVGKGSAQSLRSAGVRVIVTEIDPICALQAAMDGYEVKKIKNAIPRAQLIVTATGNVDIITEEHFRLMKDKTVVCNIGHFDNEIDMAWLNGNYGKTKDTIKPQVDKYTIDGKDIIVLAEGRLVNLGCATGHPSFVMSNSFTNQVLAQLELWNNSDKYEHKVYMLPKHLDEQVARLHLDKIGVELDVLNEKQANYIGVKVEGPYKADYYRY, encoded by the coding sequence ATGAGTCAAGCAGCGGAAACGAAGTCTTTAAATTATAAAGTAAAAGATATTTCACTGGCAGAATGGGGAAGAAAAGAAATTCAATTAGCAGAAGCAGAAATGCCGGGACTAATGTCGTTAAGAAAACAATACGGTAAAATAAAGCCTCTCAAAAATGCAAGAATTGCCGGCTGTCTCCATATGACAATTCAAACCGCAGTTCTGATAGAAACATTAATTGAACTGGGTGCTGAAGTTCAGTGGTCTTCTTGCAATATATTTTCAACTCAAGATCATGCAGCTGCCGCAATTGCCGCTGCGGGTGTTCCGGTATTTGCTTGGAAAGGAATGAGTCTTGAAGAATTTGATTGGTGCATAGAACAAACATTATTTTTTGGCGATGATAAAAAACCATTAAACATGATTCTAGATGACGGCGGTGATTTAACAAATATGGTTCTCGATAAATTTCCGGAACTTGTCGGCGGCATCAAAGGAATTTCTGAAGAGACTACAACCGGTGTTCATCGTTTATACGATAGAGTAAAAGAGGGAACTCTTCCAATTCCTGCGTTCAACGTTAATGACTCGGTTACAAAATCAAAATTTGATAACAAGTATGGCTGCCGTGAATCATTGGTTGATGCAATCCGCAGAGCAACCGATCTTATGATGGCTGGGAAAGTTGCAGTAGTTGCCGGTTATGGCGATGTTGGAAAAGGTTCCGCTCAATCATTAAGAAGTGCGGGCGTGCGCGTAATTGTTACTGAAATTGATCCGATCTGTGCTTTGCAGGCAGCGATGGATGGTTATGAGGTTAAGAAAATTAAAAATGCAATCCCGCGTGCACAATTGATTGTTACCGCTACAGGCAATGTTGATATTATTACCGAAGAACATTTCCGGTTGATGAAAGATAAAACGGTTGTTTGCAATATCGGTCATTTCGATAATGAAATTGATATGGCCTGGTTGAATGGAAATTATGGAAAGACAAAAGACACTATCAAACCGCAGGTGGATAAATACACAATTGATGGAAAAGATATAATTGTTCTAGCCGAAGGAAGATTAGTTAACCTTGGCTGTGCAACAGGTCATCCTTCTTTTGTAATGTCTAATTCATTTACAAATCAAGTCCTTGCTCAACTCGAGCTCTGGAATAATTCCGATAAGTACGAGCATAAAGTTTATATGCTTCCTAAACATCTTGATGAACAAGTTGCAAGATTGCATTTGGATAAAATAGGTGTTGAGTTAGATGTTCTGAATGAGAAGCAGGCAAACTATATTGGAGTAAAAGTTGAAGGTCCTTATAAAGCTGATTATTACAGATACTAG
- the metK gene encoding methionine adenosyltransferase — protein MSYLFTSESVSEGHPDKVCDAISDGVLDAIFTKDPKARVACETFVTTGLVVVGGEVTTNAYVDVQEVVRTTIRKIGYTKAEYKFDADSCGILNAIHSQSPDIAMGVDTGGAGDQGIMFGFACDQTPEYMPMPIVYAHKLMKRLADIRKKNLKLMPYLRPDSKSQVTIEYDDNHKPLRVDAVVISTQHDGDVSQRKIKDDVIKHVIKKVIPGKYLDSKTKYFVNPTGRFEIGGPHGDSGLTGRKIIVDTYGGWAPHGGGAFSGKDPSKVDRSATYAARHIAKNVVAARLAKECLVQVAYAIGVAEPVSIFVDTRGTGKISDKQIANMIKKEVDLTPRGIIERLKLRRPIYQKTSAYGHFGRNDKDFTWEQLDLVPTFKKYL, from the coding sequence ATGTCTTACCTATTTACATCCGAATCCGTTTCTGAAGGGCATCCCGATAAAGTTTGCGATGCGATTTCCGACGGTGTATTAGATGCAATCTTTACCAAAGATCCTAAAGCCCGTGTAGCGTGCGAAACCTTTGTTACTACAGGACTAGTTGTAGTAGGCGGCGAAGTTACAACAAACGCTTACGTTGACGTTCAGGAAGTTGTTAGAACTACAATTCGGAAAATTGGTTATACAAAAGCCGAATATAAATTTGATGCTGATTCATGCGGTATATTAAATGCGATCCACTCTCAATCCCCGGATATTGCAATGGGTGTTGATACCGGCGGCGCCGGCGACCAAGGAATTATGTTTGGATTTGCTTGTGATCAAACGCCGGAATATATGCCCATGCCAATAGTATATGCGCATAAACTTATGAAACGTCTTGCTGATATTCGTAAGAAAAATTTAAAATTGATGCCGTATTTAAGACCTGATTCTAAATCTCAAGTAACAATTGAATACGATGATAATCATAAACCATTACGAGTTGACGCTGTTGTTATTTCAACTCAGCATGACGGAGATGTGAGCCAGAGAAAAATTAAAGATGATGTCATTAAACACGTTATTAAAAAAGTTATACCTGGAAAATATTTAGACAGCAAAACGAAATATTTTGTAAATCCGACCGGAAGATTTGAAATTGGGGGACCTCATGGTGACAGCGGTTTGACCGGCAGAAAAATTATTGTTGATACTTACGGCGGATGGGCTCCACACGGAGGCGGCGCATTCTCCGGTAAAGATCCTTCAAAAGTTGATCGAAGCGCTACATACGCAGCCAGACATATTGCAAAGAATGTTGTTGCAGCCCGTCTTGCAAAAGAATGTCTTGTTCAAGTCGCTTATGCAATTGGTGTTGCAGAACCGGTTTCAATTTTTGTCGATACAAGGGGCACGGGAAAAATTTCCGACAAACAAATTGCGAACATGATAAAAAAAGAAGTTGATTTAACACCGCGCGGAATTATTGAGCGTCTTAAACTTCGAAGACCAATCTATCAAAAAACATCTGCGTACGGTCACTTTGGACGTAATGATAAAGATTTCACTTGGGAACAATTAGATCTTGTGCCTACGTTCAAAAAATATTTATAA
- a CDS encoding sugar phosphate nucleotidyltransferase, whose amino-acid sequence MRAVIPAAGFGTRLKPHTYSLPKVLLNVGGKPILGHIIEKLLDEKINKATFITGYLGEQIVEYVENNYPALQADFVHQEEMLGLGHAIQIAVPTFKGEDIFIILGDTIFDVDLKPVLKKKVSSLGVKTVDDPSRFGVAVCEDGKIIRLVEKPKELISKLALVGLYYIANTKLLVDSLNELFSKNIKTKDEYQLTDALQIMIEKGEQITTFPVEGWYDCGKPETLLSTNQYLLTKRGTNRMIDNVVINDPVFIAESANVKNSVIGPYTTISENCEICDAIIRNSIVSPGAKIGRVILEDSIIGSNAIVNSNYKKLNTGDSSEIEFN is encoded by the coding sequence TTGAGAGCCGTCATTCCTGCAGCCGGATTTGGCACAAGATTAAAGCCGCATACATATTCACTTCCGAAAGTTCTACTCAATGTAGGCGGGAAGCCGATTCTTGGGCATATCATTGAAAAGCTGCTTGATGAAAAAATTAACAAAGCAACTTTTATAACCGGGTATTTGGGCGAGCAGATTGTTGAGTATGTTGAAAACAATTACCCTGCTCTTCAGGCCGACTTTGTACACCAAGAAGAGATGCTGGGACTTGGCCACGCGATACAGATTGCGGTTCCGACATTTAAGGGTGAAGACATTTTCATTATTCTCGGCGATACAATATTCGATGTTGATTTGAAACCCGTTCTTAAAAAAAAAGTAAGTTCACTTGGCGTAAAAACAGTTGATGATCCTTCCCGTTTTGGTGTTGCTGTTTGCGAAGACGGAAAAATTATTAGACTAGTTGAAAAACCGAAAGAATTGATTTCCAAACTTGCTCTTGTCGGTTTGTATTACATCGCGAATACAAAATTATTAGTGGACTCATTAAACGAGCTTTTTTCGAAGAATATTAAAACAAAGGACGAATACCAGCTTACGGATGCACTTCAAATTATGATAGAGAAAGGGGAACAGATTACTACATTTCCGGTTGAAGGTTGGTACGATTGCGGAAAACCCGAAACGCTCCTATCCACGAATCAATATTTATTGACTAAACGTGGAACGAATCGGATGATAGATAATGTTGTTATAAACGATCCGGTATTTATAGCCGAGAGTGCAAATGTTAAAAACTCTGTGATCGGACCATACACAACAATTTCTGAAAATTGTGAAATTTGCGACGCGATCATTCGTAACTCGATTGTTAGTCCCGGCGCAAAGATTGGGAGAGTTATTTTAGAAGACTCTATAATTGGAAGCAATGCGATTGTAAATAGTAATTATAAAAAATTGAATACCGGTGATTCATCCGAAATAGAATTTAATTAA
- a CDS encoding nitronate monooxygenase: protein MKVRNRITELFGITYPIIQAGMVWVSGWKLASAVSNNGGLGLIGSGSMKPDLLREHIQKCKAVTNKPFGVNIPLLRSDAADLIKVVIEENVKIVFSSAGHPGKFIDELKKNDITVVHVVPSVKFALKAESVGCDAIVGEGVEAGGHNGADEITTFCLIPQLADALKIPIIAAGGVSDGRGILAALSLGAEGVQIGTRFAVTEESSAHSNYKQKVVHAKDNDTILVLKKIGAARMIKNEFTAEVNKAELAGADENLLKQLLGEKRERLGIFEGDESNGMMEAGQGAGLIREIIPVKELMEKLLIEFDEALERLKLV from the coding sequence ATGAAAGTTAGAAATCGAATTACGGAGCTTTTCGGAATTACATATCCGATCATTCAGGCAGGAATGGTTTGGGTGAGTGGTTGGAAACTTGCATCGGCAGTATCAAACAATGGCGGATTGGGATTGATCGGTTCCGGTTCGATGAAACCTGATCTTTTGCGTGAACATATTCAGAAATGTAAGGCAGTAACCAATAAACCTTTCGGCGTAAACATTCCATTATTGCGAAGTGATGCTGCTGATTTGATTAAGGTTGTTATTGAAGAAAATGTCAAAATAGTTTTTTCGTCTGCGGGTCATCCCGGAAAATTTATTGATGAGTTAAAAAAGAATGATATTACTGTCGTTCATGTCGTGCCTTCAGTTAAGTTTGCACTCAAAGCGGAAAGTGTTGGATGTGATGCAATAGTCGGAGAAGGTGTTGAAGCCGGCGGGCATAACGGCGCAGATGAGATTACAACTTTTTGCCTGATCCCTCAACTTGCCGATGCATTGAAAATTCCAATTATTGCCGCAGGCGGAGTATCCGACGGACGGGGAATTCTTGCAGCTTTATCTCTTGGAGCAGAAGGTGTTCAAATAGGAACACGATTTGCGGTTACTGAGGAATCATCCGCTCACTCTAACTACAAACAGAAAGTTGTTCACGCAAAGGATAACGATACAATTTTGGTTTTGAAGAAAATAGGCGCCGCGCGAATGATCAAAAATGAATTTACTGCAGAAGTTAATAAAGCAGAATTAGCGGGTGCGGATGAAAATCTTTTGAAACAATTGCTCGGCGAAAAACGGGAACGCCTTGGCATCTTCGAAGGCGATGAATCGAATGGGATGATGGAAGCGGGTCAAGGCGCCGGATTGATTAGAGAAATTATTCCGGTTAAGGAATTGATGGAAAAATTGCTAATTGAATTTGACGAAGCTTTAGAAAGACTAAAGCTAGTTTGA
- a CDS encoding 1-deoxy-D-xylulose-5-phosphate reductoisomerase: MKKILILGSTGSIGVNTLEIVRSFPQEFEITGLTANTNIELLEKQIEEFHPKIVAVRDELKSKELKQRIGNKCEVLSGNEGLLEITRRGDYGILVSAMVGFAGLAPTIEAINLNKRIALANKETLVTAGQIVIDLCKKYNSELIPIDSEHSAIFQCLKGEEQKEIQKIILTASGGPFLNKSENDLKKVTVEEALKHPNWKMGNKITIDSATMMNKGLEVIEAFWLFNLTKEQIEVIIHPQSIIHSMVEFIDGSIKAQLSSPDMKLPIIYALSYPERYYFKHVQTDFRKINQLTFFEPDFDKFACLKIAYDVIAEGGTASCILNAANEVAVEKFLCGKIKFIQIPEMITEALNKIDNHKDADLETIVECDFRTREFLLKKYN, translated from the coding sequence ATGAAGAAAATTTTAATTTTAGGATCTACCGGCTCAATAGGTGTAAACACACTCGAGATAGTCCGTTCATTCCCTCAAGAATTTGAGATTACCGGTCTAACTGCCAATACTAATATTGAACTGCTTGAAAAACAAATAGAAGAATTTCATCCAAAAATTGTTGCGGTTAGAGATGAATTAAAATCGAAAGAGCTTAAACAGAGAATTGGAAACAAATGTGAAGTCCTTTCCGGGAATGAAGGATTGCTGGAGATAACAAGACGCGGGGATTACGGCATACTTGTCTCTGCAATGGTAGGATTTGCCGGATTAGCACCGACCATCGAAGCAATCAATCTGAATAAAAGAATTGCGCTTGCCAACAAGGAAACGCTTGTTACAGCCGGACAAATTGTAATTGATCTTTGCAAAAAATATAACTCGGAATTAATCCCTATTGATTCGGAACATAGTGCAATCTTTCAATGTTTGAAGGGAGAAGAACAAAAAGAGATTCAAAAAATAATTCTTACGGCATCTGGCGGACCATTTTTAAACAAAAGTGAGAACGATCTTAAAAAAGTAACTGTTGAAGAGGCTTTAAAACATCCTAATTGGAAGATGGGAAATAAAATAACAATCGATTCTGCAACAATGATGAATAAAGGTCTTGAAGTTATAGAAGCGTTTTGGCTTTTTAATTTGACTAAAGAACAAATTGAAGTGATAATTCATCCTCAATCTATAATTCATTCAATGGTTGAATTTATAGACGGTTCAATCAAAGCACAGCTAAGTTCACCGGACATGAAACTCCCGATTATTTATGCTTTGAGTTATCCTGAAAGATATTATTTTAAGCATGTTCAAACTGACTTTAGGAAAATAAATCAATTGACGTTTTTTGAGCCGGATTTTGATAAATTTGCATGCCTTAAAATTGCTTACGATGTTATAGCAGAGGGCGGAACTGCTTCCTGTATTCTTAATGCTGCTAATGAAGTTGCGGTTGAAAAATTTCTTTGCGGAAAAATTAAATTTATTCAAATTCCGGAAATGATTACCGAAGCACTGAACAAGATTGACAATCATAAAGATGCCGATCTTGAAACAATTGTTGAATGCGACTTTAGAACAAGAGAATTTCTTCTAAAAAAATATAATTAA
- the rseP gene encoding RIP metalloprotease RseP encodes MEFLKHILDNVVNSADYFLYFIITIGILVFVHEFGHFAAAKLSKMRVDVFAIGFGQRLFGWNKLTGFTFGNLPKDFDGQGNTDYRLSLLPLGGYVKIAGMVDESFDTKFANTEPKPYEFRAKKTLPKLFVITAGVLMNLTLTIMIFWGINFFHGKEVPKSVTVAKIDHGSAGEKAGFQAYDKILSINGVPVKDWEEVVNNIVLNNQSKDISVKVERNGAEKNIFISNKFITENSQKRFFLFPYPTTQPYIVEVIKNSPAEDAQMKAGDTILSINNIHINDGEQINEIVTSNKETNLPVVLLRGKDTVRTSVKPAEDGKIGISHSVAYTGEIEYRTYSFFGSATHAFADAAQYTTLTFSMLKNVITGKIAFKQAFGGPIKIAQIAVKSADTGIISFLLFLAMLSLSLAIINILPFPVLDGGHFVILLLEGIFKKELPIKIKMVIQNIGFALLLILMAFIIYNDVISM; translated from the coding sequence ATGGAATTTCTAAAACACATATTGGATAATGTAGTAAACTCTGCGGATTATTTTCTCTACTTCATTATCACTATTGGAATCTTAGTCTTTGTACACGAGTTTGGACATTTTGCTGCAGCCAAACTTTCCAAAATGCGTGTTGATGTTTTTGCAATTGGATTCGGACAAAGATTATTCGGCTGGAATAAACTTACGGGATTCACATTCGGCAACCTTCCAAAAGATTTTGACGGACAAGGAAACACAGATTATAGATTATCATTACTTCCACTCGGCGGTTATGTAAAAATAGCCGGTATGGTTGATGAAAGTTTCGATACCAAATTTGCGAACACGGAACCAAAGCCATACGAATTCAGAGCGAAGAAAACTTTACCAAAGCTTTTTGTTATAACAGCCGGCGTATTGATGAATTTAACTCTTACTATTATGATCTTCTGGGGAATTAATTTTTTCCATGGTAAGGAAGTTCCAAAATCCGTAACGGTTGCAAAAATAGATCATGGAAGCGCCGGGGAAAAAGCAGGCTTTCAAGCATATGATAAAATCTTATCCATAAATGGAGTACCGGTTAAAGATTGGGAAGAAGTAGTTAATAATATAGTACTCAACAATCAATCAAAAGATATTTCTGTAAAAGTAGAAAGAAACGGTGCAGAAAAAAATATTTTCATTTCTAATAAATTTATCACGGAAAATTCTCAAAAGAGATTTTTTCTATTCCCTTATCCCACTACCCAGCCATATATTGTTGAAGTGATAAAAAATTCTCCGGCTGAAGATGCGCAGATGAAGGCCGGCGACACTATTCTATCAATAAATAATATACATATTAATGACGGTGAACAGATAAACGAAATTGTAACTTCGAATAAGGAAACAAACCTTCCGGTGGTTCTCCTTAGAGGAAAAGATACTGTCCGCACTTCAGTGAAACCTGCCGAAGATGGAAAGATCGGTATTAGTCATTCGGTTGCATACACAGGCGAAATTGAATACCGTACTTATAGCTTCTTCGGTTCAGCTACTCATGCCTTTGCTGATGCTGCTCAGTACACAACTCTAACTTTCAGCATGTTGAAAAATGTTATTACAGGAAAGATTGCATTTAAGCAGGCATTTGGCGGACCAATAAAGATTGCCCAGATTGCAGTTAAATCGGCTGATACGGGAATAATTTCGTTTCTACTTTTCTTAGCGATGTTAAGTTTGAGTTTGGCAATAATAAATATTCTTCCGTTCCCGGTTTTGGACGGTGGACATTTTGTTATTCTTCTTCTTGAAGGAATTTTCAAGAAAGAACTTCCAATTAAAATTAAGATGGTAATTCAGAATATAGGATTTGCACTTCTTCTTATTTTGATGGCGTTTATAATCTACAACGATGTAATCAGTATGTAA
- a CDS encoding TonB family protein encodes MKTSIPNTEYGAFELKKIYKKNYFIGFIAAIIFHLIVIALYIIIKPEGQYEPENGIKIRILKYAELGPPPSIIRNEPQTEKINAPKPNFGKPVAAKKGEAVSEFEVPKETGTQGDVKVEPPKAEVKKEVVDETYYVAVDMMPEPSGGIEAIQKKIVYPPIARRDKVEGKVIIKAFIDESGSVRRAEVIKGIGSGCDEAAIAAVMNSRFRPGRMKGKVVKVQLTISLVFKL; translated from the coding sequence ATGAAAACATCTATTCCAAATACCGAATACGGCGCGTTTGAGCTTAAGAAAATCTATAAGAAAAACTACTTCATTGGTTTTATTGCAGCGATAATATTTCATCTCATTGTTATTGCTCTTTATATTATTATTAAGCCGGAAGGGCAATACGAACCGGAGAATGGAATAAAAATTAGGATTCTCAAATATGCAGAGCTCGGTCCGCCGCCGTCAATCATCAGAAATGAACCACAGACTGAAAAAATAAATGCACCGAAACCGAATTTTGGCAAACCTGTAGCCGCTAAAAAAGGAGAGGCGGTCAGCGAATTTGAAGTGCCGAAAGAAACCGGTACACAAGGAGATGTAAAAGTTGAGCCGCCTAAAGCTGAAGTGAAAAAAGAAGTTGTTGATGAGACATATTATGTTGCCGTTGATATGATGCCTGAACCAAGCGGCGGCATTGAAGCAATTCAAAAAAAAATAGTTTATCCACCAATAGCGCGCCGGGATAAAGTTGAAGGTAAAGTAATTATAAAAGCATTCATTGATGAATCCGGTTCGGTAAGACGGGCAGAAGTAATAAAAGGAATTGGAAGCGGCTGCGACGAAGCCGCGATTGCTGCGGTGATGAATTCAAGATTTCGACCCGGAAGAATGAAAGGTAAAGTTGTTAAAGTTCAGCTAACGATATCGCTGGTTTTTAAGTTGTAG
- a CDS encoding GIY-YIG nuclease family protein, with the protein MWVYILKCADGSYYTGVTNNLERRITEHQYGAHDGYTSVRLPVELVFSQEISNPLDAIAAEKQIKGWSRAKKEALIRADFNLLHELAECKNESHSKNKN; encoded by the coding sequence ATGTGGGTCTACATTCTAAAATGTGCAGATGGAAGTTATTATACCGGTGTAACTAATAATTTAGAAAGAAGAATAACTGAACATCAATATGGTGCACATGATGGATATACTTCTGTCAGATTGCCCGTCGAGTTAGTTTTCTCGCAAGAAATTAGTAATCCTTTAGATGCAATAGCTGCAGAAAAACAGATTAAGGGATGGTCGAGAGCAAAAAAGGAAGCACTTATCAGAGCCGATTTTAATTTGCTTCACGAGTTAGCAGAATGCAAAAATGAAAGTCATTCTAAGAATAAAAACTAG
- a CDS encoding energy transducer TonB: MKTKMILILLLISFAGLYAQQKAKLQKVDETGFIEVDKAPELISKMNPEYPKLAKLAGIEGTVYLKLLIDEKGNVVKAKVEKGVKDMLDEAALKAVKKAKFSPAILKDKPIKVWVVLPIAFKLSFNENEPKIVSPGIQAPSNISDEEPNPDAKVEYEKGPEPIEFAKPAYPEEAKKNNITGKVFVKVLIDKEGTPKKAMVIESDNDIFNQSAMDAIMKSKFTAAVNKGEKIPVWVVVPYKFTLEGEKKK; the protein is encoded by the coding sequence ATGAAAACGAAAATGATTTTAATTCTGTTATTAATTTCTTTTGCCGGATTGTACGCCCAGCAAAAAGCAAAATTGCAAAAAGTAGATGAAACGGGATTTATAGAAGTAGATAAAGCACCGGAACTGATTTCTAAAATGAATCCGGAATATCCCAAATTAGCAAAACTTGCCGGTATTGAAGGAACTGTTTATCTAAAACTTCTGATTGACGAAAAGGGAAATGTTGTGAAAGCAAAAGTTGAAAAAGGAGTTAAGGATATGCTTGATGAAGCAGCTTTGAAAGCCGTGAAAAAGGCAAAATTCTCGCCAGCTATTTTAAAAGATAAACCAATAAAAGTATGGGTTGTTCTTCCGATTGCTTTTAAACTGAGTTTTAATGAGAATGAACCAAAGATAGTTTCTCCTGGTATACAAGCACCTTCGAATATTTCTGATGAAGAACCTAATCCAGATGCAAAAGTAGAGTATGAGAAAGGGCCAGAACCAATCGAATTTGCAAAGCCGGCTTATCCGGAAGAAGCCAAAAAAAATAATATTACGGGAAAAGTATTTGTAAAAGTTCTTATTGATAAAGAAGGAACTCCTAAAAAGGCGATGGTAATTGAAAGCGATAATGACATTTTCAATCAATCGGCGATGGACGCGATAATGAAATCAAAATTTACTGCAGCAGTTAACAAGGGAGAAAAAATTCCTGTGTGGGTTGTAGTACCGTATAAGTTTACACTTGAAGGTGAAAAGAAAAAATAA